GTGGGCAGCGCCTGCCCCTCCGCCGGAACCGGCGGAGGAAGACGCGGGAACAGGGCCGCCCGGGAGGGTTCCCGGGGGAGAGTTTTCGGGCCCACCGGTGGCGTCGGCGCCGGATCCGACCGCGTCGGAAGACCCGGCCGACACTGTCGGAGCGGTCGCGACGAATGCTGCGCCGGCGAGCACCCGGGACGACGCCGAGAACGGCGCCGGTCCGGGCGCGGCCCCATCTCCGTGGGCGACCGTGGTGGCGCCGGGCGTCGAGGGCTCCACGACCACTCCGGTACCCGGTGCGGGATCGGGTGTCGTCGGGTCCAGGGCGTCGAGCACGGGCGGGACGGTCGAATCCACCACGCCGCCGAGAACGGCTGTGGTGTCGTCGACGACGTCGACCAGGTCGTCGACGGTGGTGATCACGCCGAGATCGGTGACGAGTCCTCCGACGAGCGGAAGGCCGGCGACGGTGGCGAGGAGTGGATCGGTGATCTGCGAGACCGGTGCGTCGGAGAGCACCGCCGTGACGGGGGCGACCATGTCGTGCGCCGTCTCCGTGACCGCCTGCACGACGGGCGCTGTCACGGTGCCGACGACCGGAGTCGCGGCGACCGTCTCCGTGACGGTCTCGACGACCGCCGGTGCGGTCTGCTGCACGGGGGCGACGACCTTGGTGACGACGGGTGCGACGGCCTTGGTGACGACCGGCGCGACCACCTTTGTGACGACCGGAGCGACAACCTCCGTGACGACCGGCTTCACGGGAGCTGTCACGCTCGACACGGTGTCGCCGACGAGCGAGGTGAGTCCGTCGAGTGGGCCATCGTCGCGGTCGTCCGCATGCGCGGACCCGCCTCCGAGGAAGACGGCGAGAGTCGCCCAGGCGAGCACTCCCAGGGCACCCCAGAGGACGGCGGCTGGAACGCCGCGTCGGGTGGCCCGAACGTCCACGTCGACCTCCCCCTCCGAAGGCAACGTCACCTCGGCGCAGATGCGTCGATTGCGGGTGACGATACTCGCGTCCCGACCGTCTGTCTAGGGGGTATCCGCGAGTTTCCGCCGATGTCGGCCCGTGACGCGCCCGACGAAATCTCGGCTTGACTTTCCCCAGGTTCTACACATCCCATCCCCGACGGGGCCAACCTTCAACGCCCGATTTAAACTGATTCTCATCCACAGGGTGGGGAAACAGGAAAACCCAGCTCAAGCGCGATAAAAAAGTTTGAAGTCGGAGCACTCCACGGGGTTATCCACACCTGTTGTGCACAGACACTCCGACTTTGTCCGCACGCTTTCCACATGGTTATCCACAGGCCGTGTTGCATGGGGAAAGAGTCGCTCGTAGCGTGAGCGAGCGACCGAATGTCGGAGGCACCTGTTTCGCTGTGCAGGACGGCGTGACGGTCGAGGATCAGATGGCTCAGCCGTCGAGACGCCTCATCAGGGCATCGCATCGGAAACGTCGCATCGAAGGGAAGACTGTGTCGATCGCCGACATCTCAGAGGAGCGCATGGGCTCGTCGCGCGGGCCGGAGCGCACGCCTCCCCACGACCTTCTCGCCGAGCAGAGTGCTCTGGGCGGAATGCTCCTATCGAAGGACGCGGTCGCCGATGTGATCGAGACGCTGAAGGGCGCCGACTTCTACATCCCGAAGCACGAGTTGATCTTCGAGGCCATCCTCTCGTTGTACTCGCACGGCGAGCCCACCGATGTCGTGGCCGTCACCGACGAGCTCATCAAGACGGGCGAGCTCGGTCGCGCCGGCGGTGCCGACTACCTCCACACCCTGACCTCGATCGTCCCCACCGCGGCGAATGCGGGCTACTACGCCGGCATCGTCTCGGAGCGAGCGATCCTGCGCCGACTCGTCGACGCAGGCACCCGCATCGTGCAGCTGGGCTACGCGGGCGAGGGTGACGCGACCGACCTCGTCAACAACGCGCAGGCCGAGATCTACTCGATCACCGGATCCGAGACCGCGGAAGACTACGTCCCCCTGCAGATCGCCGTCGATGCCGCGCTCGAAGAGATCGAGGCAGCGAGCGGTCGTGACGGTTCGATGACCGGTGTCCCGACCGGCTTCAAGGAACTCGACGAACTCACGAACGGTCTGCACGGCGGTCAGATGATCGTCGTCGCCGCGCGACCCGCCATGGGTAAGTCGACGCTGGCGCTCGACTTCGCGCGTGCGGCCTCCATCGGCCATGACCTTCCTTCCGTCTTCTTCTCCCTCGAGATGGGCAAGAGCGAGATCGCGATGCGCCTGCTCAGCGCCGAGGGTGCGATCCCACTGCAGAACATGCGCAAGGGAAACCTCGACCCCCGCGACTGGACCACGGTCGCCGCGACCCGCGGACGCATCAACGACGCGCCGCTCTACATCGACGACAGCCCCAACATGACGCTCGTCGAGATCCGCGCCAAGTGCCGTCGCCTCAAGCAGCGCGAGGGGCTGCGCATGGTCATCATCGACTACCTGCAGCTGATGACGTCGGGCAAGCGCGTCGAGTCGCGACAGCAGGAGGTCTCGGAGTTCTCGCGAAGCCTGAAGCTCATCGCCAAAGAACTCCAGGTTCCGGTCATCGCCCTGTCGCAACTGAACCGTGGCCCCGAGCAGCGCACCGACAAGAAGCCCGCGATCAGCGACCTGCGAGAGTCGGGCTCCATCGAGCAGGACGCCGACATGGTCATCCTGCTGCACCGCGACTCCGTCTACGACAAAGACGTGCGACCCGGTGAAGCTGACCTGATCGTCGCCAAGCACCGCAACGGCCCGACCGCCACGATCACCGTCGCGTTCCAGGGGCACTACTCACGCTTCGCCGACATGGCTCCCGGCGGCGACTTCAACTGACGCCCCGGCGCGCAGGGCGACATCCCGGCGCTGTGCAGGCTCGACGGGCTCAGAGCAGGGCGACGAGTTCCTCGACGGCGACGGCGTACCCTCTCACTCCCTGCCCGACGACGCGGACGGCTGCGAGGTCGTGGAGGTAGGAGAAGCGGCGGAAGGGTTCTCGATGGTCCAGGTCTGTGACGTGCACCTCCGCGAACGGGAGTGCCACAGCGGAGAGCGCATCCCGAAGTGACACGGAACTGTGGGTCAGGCCGCCGGGGTTGATGACGATGCCGGCGACTCGGTTCCGCGCCGCGTGGATCGCGTCGATGAGGACGCCTTCGTGATTGCTCTGGACGGTCTCGATGTCGTAGCCGAGTGCTCGTGCCGTGGCTGCGGCGATCCGCGCGACGTCGTCGAGGGTCTCGGTACCATACAGCTCTGGTTCCCTGAGGCCCAGCTGGTTCAGGTTCGGGCCGTTCAGCAGGAGCAGGCGTCGGTCGGGGGAAGCGAGAGGATTCGTCGTCGACACCGGCGACTACTCCGTCGGTGCGGTCGCCCACGACACGACAACGTCGCCGATCATCTGGCGGAGGTGGTCGCGACGGCCGGGCGAGTGCAGGTCGGTGTCGAAGAGATACTCGAAAGTGTGCTGATTCGCGATCTGGAAGACGCAGTAGGAGCTGATCAGCAGATGCACGTCGAGTGCATCGATGTCACGGCGGAAGAGGGCGCGTTCATGCCCCCGTCTGAGGATGTCGTCGAGCAGTTCGAGGGCCGGTGCGTTGAGCTCGCGGAGGGAGTCCACCTGCGTGACGAAACGTCCGTAGTGGATGTTCTCCACGGCGACGAGGCGGACGAAGTCCCGGTGCTCCAGGTGGTGATCGTAGGTCAGCTCCGCAATCTGGCGGAGGGCGGCGACCGGCTCGAGTCCATCAACGTGCAGTCGCTGTTCGGCTTCGCGGATCTCGCGGTAGGAGTTCTCCAGGACGGCGAGGTACAGCTGCTCCTTGCTCCCGAAGTAGTAGTAGATCATGCGCTTGGTGGTGCTGCTCCGCTGCGCGATGTCATCGACTGTCGTTCCGGAATATCCCGTTTGTGCGAAGGCCGCTGTCGCCTCGGCGAGGAGTTCGGCCCGCGTCCGCTCGGCGTCGCGATGCCGCACCACTCGTTCGCTCACATGGCTATCCTGCCCTGCGGTCTTCTTGAGCCACAAGCCGGACCGGGGTGCTGGCCGCGCCGTATCCGTCGTAGGCACCGCGCCGTTCGACGATCTCGAAGAAGACCTTGCCGACGGTCGGGGTGTAGAAGTGCAGAAAGGAGCCATTCGCATCACGGTCATAGAGAAGGTTGAGTTCGCGCAGGAGGTGGAGGAATTCGTCGTCGAGGCCGAAGCGTGCGTGGAGGTCGTCGTAGTAGTTGTCGGGAATCGGGAGCGAGGGCAAGCCCGAGCGTCGCGCACGTTCGGCGGCGGCGATCACGTCATCGACCCGTATCGCGATGTGGCGAGGCTGAAGCGGCGCCGTGGGAGGGGCGAGATTCATGGCGAGGCGGACCGATCCGTCACGCGTGCGCATCACTTGACTGCGCACGAGGCCGTAGGGGCCGGCCAGATCCGCAGACGTCCCCGGGTCGAGCGCGAGAACGCCGATGTTGAACAGGACCGCCTCATCGAACTCATGCCACGGGAGGGCGACGTTGAGGTGATCGATGACGCCGTGGAGAGAGTCGATCTCGGAGGTCTGGCCGCCTTCGAACTCGGCGACCCACGACTCTGCCGTGGACGCGGAACTCCAGTAGATCCCGGTGCCGTCCGGAGCGGAGACGGTCGGTAGCTCGGCGTCACCGGCGCGGGTGCGACGAAACCGCGGTGTCGCGCCGATCGATACGGCATGCCGCTTCGCCGCCTGCGCATCCGTCACCGTGAAGCCGATCCCCTCGATGTGCGGTTCGCCGGCGCGAGGCTCCTCCGACAGCACGATGCTCGCTTCGCCTGCGCGCCAGAGGCGTACGGCCTTCGTGCGGTGTCCGCCCCCGAAGTCGAACCCGAGCTGGTCGAGGATCTGCTCGACCGACGAGAGATCGGAGCCGGAGATCTCGACGAAGTCGACCGCGTGCGGGGGCTGTGGCGGTGCGACCTGCGCGTCCAGCTGTCCGTTCGCACGAACGGTGCTGTTGTACAGCCAACGCAGGGAGCGATGCGCATGCGCGGCTGTTCGGGTCACGTCGGTCTGACGGAAGGTGTCGTTGAACACCTCGAGCGACAGCGGACCGGTGTAGCCGGCGCGCAGGACGTGTGAGAGGAAGGTCGTCAGATCGAACTGTCCCTCGCCGGGGAAGAGACGGTGGTGGCGACTCCATGACAAGACGTCCATGTCGAGTGACGGTGCATCGGCCAGCTGCAGGAAGAACAACTTCGCGGGATCGATGCCCTCGATCCCGGCAGGGTCGTGGCCCCGCGACAGAACGTGGAAGCTGTCGAGACAGACGCCCAGGTTCGCGCGGTCGGCACGCTCGACGATGTTCCACGCGTCCCGGTAGTCATCGACGAACCGCCCCCAGGCCAACGCCTCGTATGCGATCGAGATGCCGTACTCCGCCGCCGCGTCCGCCAGCTGCCCCAGCTGCCGCGCGGCGACCTCGGGGTCGGCGATCGTGGCCGTTCCGACATTGCTGCACACGAGCACCATCGAAGCCCCCAGCCGGCGCATCACCTCGAACTTCGCGCGAGCACGCCGCAGGTTGTCCGCGAACGTCGCGTCATCGACGCCTTCACAGTCACGCAACGGCTGGAAGAGGTCGATCGTCAGTCCCAGACGCGCACACAGCGCGCGGATCTCCTCCGGCGACTCCACGGCCGCGACCAGGTCGGCATCCATGATCTCGACGCCGTCGAAGCCTGCGGCGGCGCAGGCGTGGAGCTTGTCGACGAGGCCCCCGGAGAGGCAGACGGTCGCTATCGAAGTGCGCATGGCGCTCAATGTACCAGACGGTTAATTAGCCCACGGTTGACATGCCGGCCGGTGGGCGTCAAAGTGTACTAACCAGTTAGTCCATTACGAACGGATGCCCCATGATCAGATCCCTCGGCCTCGCGACCGAGCCGGTCCACGCATCGACCGGGGTCCTCATGGGGCTGGTGGGTGAGGGAGTGCTCCCCTCCTTGACGCCCCTGCTGCAGATGGAGGAGGGCAGAGCCCAGGGCCTGAATCTCGTCGATCGAGCAATCGACTTCGATGCGTCGGGGTCGTCGGGGTTCGGCGCGGAGAAGCTCGCCGATGTGCTCGACTGGGCCGAACGTCTGGGATTCAGCGCGCTGAACATCACCTATCCCTGCAAGCAGGCGGTCATTCCTCTCCTCGATTCCCTGGACCCCGTTGCCGCTGCCGTCGGCGCGGTGAACACGGTGCTGTTCACCGCGGACGGACGGGTCGGCCTCAACACGGACACCACCGGGTTCGAGCGGGCTTTTCGCGCGGAACTGGACGATGTCCGGAGAGGGCGAGTCGTTCAGCTCGCTGCCGGCGGCGCGGGGGCGGCCGTCGCCGACGCGCTGATGCGGTTGGGTGCCGAGGAACTGGTCATCGTCGACCTGGACTCGGATCGCGCCCGGAGCCTTGCGAAGTCCGTCTCCGAGAGGCACGGTCGCGCGGCGGTCCCGGCGAGCCCGGATGACCTTGCCGATCTGCTTCGGACAGTCGATGGCATCGTGAACTGCTCGCCGATCGGGATGCACAATCATCCCGGAGCGCCCTTCGACCTCACACTGCTTCACGCGCGGCACTGGGTTGCCGACATCGTGTATCGACCGCTCCACACGGAGCTCCTCCGCGCCGCCGCGGCTGCCGGCTGCCGCACGATGCACGGCGGGCACATGGCGGTCGGTCAGGCGGCCGACACCTTCCACCTGGTCACCGGCCGAGCCCCGGACCTTCCGCGCATGCACCGGCACTTCGAAGAACTCATCGCCGCCCCGTAAGTGATCATCACCATGACAAAGGAGTCAACAACGTGTCGCATCCACCCAGCGCAGCACCCTCTGATGCCCCCGACCTGTCCGTCGACGCGGAAACGGGTCACAAGACCCCCGTCAAGGCGGCTGTCGCGAGCTTCATGGGCAGCGCCGTCGAATACTACGATTTCTTCATCTTCGGCACCGCCGCGGCGCTGATCTTCCCGCACATCTTCTTCCCCGACGGAGACAATGCGGCTCTGGTCATGTCGCTCGCGACGTTCGGGTTCGCCTACATCGCACGTCCGATCGGCGCGGTCATCCTCGGCCACCTGGGGGACAGGCTGGGACGCCAGCGGATCCTGATGTTCACGCTCGTGCTGATGGGCATCTCGACCTTCGTCATCGGATGCCTCCCGACGTTCGCGCAGATCGGTTGGTTCGCGCCGATCCTGCTCGTCCTCTGTCGTTTGATGCAGGGGCTTTCCGCCGCAGGTGAGCAGGCGGGCGCGTCGTCGATGACCCTGGAGCATGCACCCGACGATCGGCGTTCGTTCTTCACCTCCTGGACGCTGTCGGGAACACAGGGCGGGCAGATCCTCGCAGCGCTCATCTTCCTCCCGGTGACGCTGATCCCCGACGAAGACCCGTTCAAGTACGAGTGGGCATGGCGGATACCGTTCTGGCTGAGCGCGGTCGTCGTCGTCGTCACGTTCTACATTCGTCGCACCCTGCAGGAGCCGCCGGCATTCGAAGAAGCGAAGGCCCACGGGGACATCGCGAAGATCCCGCTGTTCGACCTCATGCGATATCACTGGCGGGACGTGCTGCGAGTGATCCTGTGCGCGTTCATCGCCGCGGTCTCCACGGTGTTCGGAAACCTGGCGCTCGCCTACGGCAAGGAGGTCGGACTCGCCGAGAGTCTCACCCTGTGGCTCGTCGTGGTGGCGAACGTCTTCGCTCTCGGAACGCAGCCCCTGTTCGCCACACTCGCCGATCGCATCGGGCGAAAGCCGGTCTTCATCTACGGGGCGATCTCTTCCGCCGTCTTCATGCCGTTCTACATGCTGTCGATGAGCGGGGACAACATGGTCCTCACCTTCGCTCTGGCCGTGCTCACGTTCTCTTGCGGCTACGCGGCTGCGAACGCGGTGTGGCCTTCTTTCTATGGTGAGATGTTCTCTGCCCGGGTCCGGTTCTCCGGGCTGGCGATCGGCACTCAGATCGGTTTCCTGCTCGCCGGATTCGCTCCGTCGATCGTCGCCGGGCTCGGAGGCGTTCAGCAAGGGGGATGGGTCGTCATCTCGATCTTCACCGCAGTGGTGTGCCTCATCGTGACGCTCGCGGCCCTCACCGCCCGTGAGACCAAGGATGTGCCGACCGCCACGCTGGGGATCAAAGTGATCGCCGGCTGATCGTTCCCCCTGTTGCGGTCATACCGTTTCCGCATCATCGCCCGCGACGTCGAGGGCCAGTTTCCCCACATGGTGTTCGCGGAGCGCGCGGTGGGCGTCTTGCACACGAGTGAAGGGGAACCGTTGCGCGACGTGCGGCGTGAACGTGCCGGCGTCGATGAGGGAGTTGAGTCGTTCGAGGGCGGCACGGCTCCGGTCGCCGTCGAAGTGGAGGATCGGCACGGCGGGTGGTGTCGCGGGCAGTGGGTGAACGCCGTGGGGCCAAGCCACGCGTCCTGAGGGGTGCATCGCGCGAAGCGCCTGCTCCAGCACCGATCCGCCGACGGTGACGAACGCCGCATCGATCCCGTTCGGCGCGAAAGCCGCCGCCGCTGCCACGACGTCATGCAAGCGGCCGTCGACGACGGCCGCGGCACCGTGGCTTCGGGACAGAGCGACGCCGTCAGCGCCGGAGGAGACGGCAAGGACCCGGATGCCGCGCTGCTGCGCCAGTTGCACGACCATGTGTCCCATGCCCCCGCTCGCACCGAACACCATCAGCGTCTGGCCGGGCGCGAGATCGAGCAGATCGATTCCGCTCAGGGCGGTCAGGGCATCCCACGCCATCACGCCGGACTCGGCCATCGACAGGCGCTCGGGGACGTGGGCGACGTGCTCCTCGGCGACGACACCGTACTCGGCGTAGAACCCTCCGCGCGGCACGGGCATCGACGCGGCGTAGACGCGATCACCGACCGCGAAGCGTGTGACTGCGCTGCCCACGGCGGCGATCATGCCGGCGGCATCCCAGCCGAGTACGTAGGGGAAGGTCGAGGCGATACCGAACGCATCCTCATATTCCCCCTGGCGCTCCACGGCGTCCCAGGAGGCCACCCCCGCCACGGACACCTTGATCAGGACGTCGGACTCGCCCACGATCGGAACGTCGATCGTCCGAGGGACGAGCTCATCGACGCCGCCGAAGCGATCGAGCACGATGGCCCTCATCCGTGCGGGAACACGGGGGGCGTGAGGGGCGGGCAGAGGCGACGAGCTCATGCGTTCTCCTTCTCGGTGATCTTGGCGCGAGAGCATGGTGTCCGGACGTTCTCCGGGCAGGGTGTTCGCGCTCAGACGGCGGAGCAGGCGTCGCACGTGGCCGGTCCGTCGCATTGAAAAACTTCGATGCATAGACGATCTCGCATGCATCGAAGCTTGTCAATACGTAGGGCACCGTTCCGGGAAACACGTCACGCTCGACCGTTGCCCGGGCCGAGCCCCGACGACGATCGAGCGTGATGCGCAGTCAGCTAGCGGTGCTGCCGAGTCACGCGGGGAGGAACGCGGTAAGGCCGGTACCGATGAAGGTCAGGATGATTCCGACGGCGACGATCACGCCACCGATGAGTGCCAGCGTGTTGAGGATGATTCCCCAGACGGCAAGCGTTCGGCCTGCGGGTTCGCGACGAAGTGAGAAGAACCCTGCGACCAGACCGGCGATCGGTACGAGGAGCGTGATGCCTGCGAAGAACGAGACGATTCCCGTGACGAGGCTCGCCAATCCCAGCATCTTGGAGCGCAGGCCCTCCGCGGGGACTGCGCTACCAGAAGCGTTCGGGACGGTGGATGTTGACATGATCGGTATTTGCTTTCCTGGTTGAGTGTGAGTTGCGCTGCCTGTCGGGTTTCTGGGTGCAGCGCAGGGAACTCAGCAAAGCTAGGTGGCCAGCCTCGCTCCTCGGCGTTGAATGCCTCCGATGCCGTGCTCCTCGCGTGGTTCTCCGTGTCTTCGAGCCGAAACCACGCGCGCCGACGACGTGATCGGCGGTAGTCGACGTGTGAGCCGAGTAGCCGCCGTCTCAGCGACTCGCGGTCGCTGAGACCTTCTCCACTCCGACGAACTTCATCATCTGCTGTCCGTAGAGGCAGGTCTGCAGAGTGAGTTCGCCGTGTATGCCGATGAGGTCGTCCGAGGTCGCGACGCGCTTCGGCAGCATCCGGACATCCACCACGGCATAGGTGACTCCGTCGATGGAGAGCTGCTGACCCACCTCCCACGGGAGGATGACGTCCCCACCGCAGTTGTTGTGGGCAGCCCACGTGGGCACCGTGCCGGGGTTCTCATAGCGGACCATCTCGGTGAAGGTGCCGTCGCACCGGTCCAATTCCCTCTCGTCGCCCGGGACGCCGAGCGTGACGTGCGGGAGCGTTCCGCTCGCCTCGGTCTGAACCATGGCGATCGCGATCTTCGTCTCGCCGTAGACGCGCTCGACCTCGGACGGAGCGAAGATCACGGCGACGAGCACCGCCGCGCCCACAGCCAGGAGCATCCCCGCGAACAGGGTGCGCGTGCGAAGCGCTCGGCGTGACCTCGAGGATCGGGTGAGCGGGCGAGCGGGGGGATGCGGCATGGGTCGTGACTCCGGACGAGAAGGGCAGCTGATCAGTATCGCCACGGAGCGGTCTGCGGGTACCGGTCGCGACAAAGGTCACGTAGCCTCGCGCCCATGATTCAGTGATGACGGCAGCCCGCTCCGTGTTCCGGAGGGCGGAACTCCGCGGTGCGTTCTCTCTGTGCGGAGAGCTAAGACAGGACCTCGACGTGCTGCGCGAGCGCTTTCCGGTTCGACACGTCGAGCTTGCGCATGATGCGATGCATGTGACTCTCGACCGTGCGCACGCTGAGCACGAGGCGCGTGGCGATCTCCTGGTTGGAGAGACCCATCGCGGCGAACCTGCCGACCTCGCGCTCGCGCTCCGTGAGGGTGACGGCCGCGGCCCCGAATCTGGCCGTGTCGAAGGCCCGGTCTCCGTGAGCGGCGCGAATCGCGTGTGCTGCGCTGTCTGCGGCCCGGCGTGTGGCGTCATCGCCCCTCTCGAGCGCCGTGGTGCGCGCGATCTGGCACGCCGAGAGGGCGAGTCCGACCAGCCCCACCTGCTCGAGCTCTTCCACGCACGCGAGCATCGTGACCGGGTCGCCCTCGGCGAGGGCGGAGACGTAGTCGCCGTGCGCCTGAAGCAGGCGGGCGTCCGGGAGTTCGTCGAGCGCGCGACGGGCGACCGCGAGGCGCTCCCCGACGGGGGCGAGCTCGAGCGAGGACAGCATGCCGAGCACTGCGGCGAACCGTGCGCCACGATCCCACAGCGACTGCGACGATGCCCACATATCATCCGCGGCCGCCTGCACCTTTCCATCGAAAGCCAGGAGCTGCGCACGAGGCCAGGCGTGGGTCTGGCCCGGCAGCGGGCCGTCGAGAATGGAGGAGCCGTTGATCTCCTGGGCGATCTTCTCTCCCAGGCTCAGTTGTCCGCGTCGGATCGCCACGACGGACGCGATGGTCAAGAGCGAGAGTTGAACGCCGGGAGGCAGAGGCGAGGGCTCACCGGCGGCGAACACCGTCTCCACGATCTCGTCCACGGCGGCGTAGTCACCCGCGAGGAGCTGCACGAGGATCACCGCGGCGCCGAACGCGCGGAGTGCATCGATGTCGAGATACCCGTGCGCCTCGTCGAACCCTTGCTGGAGGGTCTCGAGCGCGGCACGATGCGATCCGATCCCGAGCAGGGCGAGGCCGTGCAGGACGCGGATCATGTAAGCGTCTCGTGGGCGCTCGACCGTCTCCGTGGCAGTGTGCACCCTGAGCGCGTCGCTGAACCGACCCGTGGAGACGAGCACCAGCATCTGCGTCTCCCACAGCTGCAGCTTCACATCGTCGGGGAGGTCGTCGGTGACCTCGAGGCGTGCGCCGAAGTCGTCCGGGATGCGTGTGAGGTTGGCCTGGAGGCGGACGTCGACGGCGTCGAGCATCCGGGCGTAGGGACCGAGCGTGATCGAAGCCTCGCTCAGACGCCGCTGAGCACCGTCCAGATCGTGGTCGACGTAGGCGGTCCACTCCGCCCGCAGGCTCTCGAAGTCAGCGCGTCCGGCAACGTCTCCGTTGCTCGCGTCGGTGGTGTCGAAGACGTGGCGGACGGTCTCGGTGACGGTCGGGGTGTGCGTGTGCATCAGTGCACGCAGATACCGCACGGCGCTGCTCGCCGAGGGGTTCGCCTCCCATTCGGAAGCCGTCACGATCCTGCGCGCCCGGGCGCGCTCCTGGAGCAAGCGGACGAACAGCGCCTCCTGCGTCCCGAAAGTCGGCTGGCGATTCTCACGTTCGGCGAGGATCGCCGAGGCGGATCCGGCCGTGCCGAGGCGCTCGACGATCAGGGCGGTGAGTCGGGTGCGTCGCGCGGTCAGTGGCTCGTGGCGGAAGAATTCCACGATGAGCGGGGGCACGACGGTCACGAGCTGCCGCGCGCCACTGGAGATGAACGTGATCATGCGACGTTCCTCGAGCA
Above is a window of Microbacterium aurugineum DNA encoding:
- a CDS encoding helix-turn-helix transcriptional regulator, which translates into the protein MRKRGRAMVIGREQSLAAALDLVHAGVSVDVVGGRGSGRSAFLRALRARLEEGEWKVIQVRGVASLRQHPLAALHLAGIPPTGTQRSTSGLHETAEALRHALRLPRSVLFLDDWDDLDESSWGVAEAVRRSSGIPIVLSRLQGLRARHTPTGLAASTLEPSYVIDMSPLRFEEMEKALEHYLKGPIEAATMSRIFAKSGGNIGLALSLVDACIREQRIALRGGKEWVATRDLWSSGLRAVLEAHLEDLDDAARDTIEIIAIVGVADIETVRKLIDWGTLELLEERRMITFISSGARQLVTVVPPLIVEFFRHEPLTARRTRLTALIVERLGTAGSASAILAERENRQPTFGTQEALFVRLLQERARARRIVTASEWEANPSASSAVRYLRALMHTHTPTVTETVRHVFDTTDASNGDVAGRADFESLRAEWTAYVDHDLDGAQRRLSEASITLGPYARMLDAVDVRLQANLTRIPDDFGARLEVTDDLPDDVKLQLWETQMLVLVSTGRFSDALRVHTATETVERPRDAYMIRVLHGLALLGIGSHRAALETLQQGFDEAHGYLDIDALRAFGAAVILVQLLAGDYAAVDEIVETVFAAGEPSPLPPGVQLSLLTIASVVAIRRGQLSLGEKIAQEINGSSILDGPLPGQTHAWPRAQLLAFDGKVQAAADDMWASSQSLWDRGARFAAVLGMLSSLELAPVGERLAVARRALDELPDARLLQAHGDYVSALAEGDPVTMLACVEELEQVGLVGLALSACQIARTTALERGDDATRRAADSAAHAIRAAHGDRAFDTARFGAAAVTLTEREREVGRFAAMGLSNQEIATRLVLSVRTVESHMHRIMRKLDVSNRKALAQHVEVLS